A single genomic interval of Schistocerca americana isolate TAMUIC-IGC-003095 chromosome 2, iqSchAmer2.1, whole genome shotgun sequence harbors:
- the LOC124596078 gene encoding uncharacterized protein LOC124596078 produces the protein MKAALFLVAALVAVAAVYGRPEESTTAAIQGEEQPSATIPSVRTLVAASYAEEDDDTICVQADNKFYLYANSLKLYSCYNLLPKVYVVKPKSLCKPVLSDCPKN, from the exons ATGAAGGCTGCTCTGTTCCTTGTTGCTG CATTGGTCGCAGTTGCGGCGGTATACGGACGACCAGAAGAGTCGACCACTGCCGCCATCCAGGGTGAGGAACAGCCGTCCGCCACCATCCCGTCTGTGAGAACATTGGTGGCGGCGTCGTACGCGGAAGAAGACGACGATACCATTTGTGTCCAGGCAGACAACAAGTTCTACTTGTATGCCAATTCACTGAAGCTGTATTCTTGCTACAACCTACTACCGAAGG TTTACGTGGTGAAACCAAAGAGTCTGTGTAAACCAGTCCTGTCCGACTGTCCCAAGAACTAG